A single region of the Methanobrevibacter sp. genome encodes:
- a CDS encoding phosphocholine cytidylyltransferase family protein translates to MIGVILAAGMGTRLRPLTDNIPKALLEINDMTLLERMIKNCIDAGMKKFIVLVGYKKETVEEICPKIVEKYDIDITILENEKYDVTNTSVSTYIASKYIEENDKDDFILVNGDNVVDPEIISRLAKTKNTGMIVDNFKELNEESFKLIIANESFNDDNTIANGKIEDIGKGLDIPSSTGEFIGVSKVVSDDLVQFNRILEDKIDEDPQNYYDFAYKDLSETTIIDYVLTNGLKWTEIDDHTDWENAQLLVEELENK, encoded by the coding sequence TGACAACATTCCAAAGGCGCTTCTTGAAATAAACGACATGACATTGCTTGAGAGAATGATTAAGAACTGCATCGATGCGGGAATGAAGAAATTCATAGTTCTTGTAGGATACAAAAAGGAAACCGTTGAGGAAATATGTCCTAAAATAGTTGAAAAATACGATATCGACATCACAATATTGGAAAATGAAAAATATGATGTCACCAATACCTCAGTATCAACCTATATTGCAAGCAAATATATAGAGGAAAACGACAAGGATGACTTCATTCTGGTAAATGGAGACAATGTTGTGGATCCTGAAATCATATCAAGACTTGCAAAAACAAAAAATACCGGAATGATTGTAGACAATTTCAAAGAGCTTAATGAAGAATCATTCAAGCTTATCATTGCCAACGAATCATTTAATGATGACAACACAATAGCTAATGGAAAAATAGAGGATATTGGAAAGGGTCTTGACATTCCATCTTCAACAGGTGAATTCATTGGAGTCTCAAAAGTTGTTTCAGACGACCTTGTTCAATTCAACAGAATACTCGAAGACAAGATTGATGAAGATCCTCAAAACTACTATGACTTCGCATACAAGGATTTAAGTGAGACAACCATTATTGATTATGTATTGACCAACGGCCTTAAATGGACTGAGATAGATGACCACACCGACTGGGAAAATGCTCAGCTATTAGTGGAAGAATT